In Littorina saxatilis isolate snail1 linkage group LG8, US_GU_Lsax_2.0, whole genome shotgun sequence, a single genomic region encodes these proteins:
- the LOC138973034 gene encoding uncharacterized protein: MAATTTEGTRKIHSFLDYVNKDVFLASYGAFLVVGTLCNVVAAGFTINIYAKYPKARNTPKLLPMLATCVVHTLFLTTIFGENFRFYLENETSNSGCVGIVCFVVAFLMFSCLSMLCVAIAVITEAMRVQTRVTLTQKAKMTVTWILVLVSCLYTLVVILVVFYEAFLYDKNNPCINSAGVRVSRKPSGWRGMFSVSHFVPLIITSCALLVLLVAHLTARANARSASHPREEVNVDGTPPRQRIVNGFVPTPIMAVKTDADTLPETLHSSEHSNEASINRGLLKQGTLDDDQPTTVKIRQMPAELSKDRSSRQSAKGQIVSITEEDDDTADRRFRRSLPVVFAASVSIVCNIFVYIGFEALFAGWYSHLEGIVKLAASVYCVQMLGMIIVPICWMLDHDIQPFVCKCRKNLLGKLKQNSGP; the protein is encoded by the coding sequence ATGGCTGCAACCACAACAGAAGGAACCAGAAAGATTCACTCCTTCTTGGACTATGTGAACAAGGATGTCTTTCTGGCGTCATACGGTGCGTTTCTGGTGGTGGGGACTTTGTGCAATGTGGTCGCAGCAGGCTTCACTATCAACATCTACGCCAAATACCCCAAGGCGAGGAACACGCCAAAGCTTCTACCCATGCTGGCTACCTGCGTCGTACACACGCTGTTCTTAACGACAATCTTTGGCGAAAACTTCCGCTTTTATTTAGAGAACGAGACGTCAAACTCGGGTTGCGTAGGGATCGTTTGCTTTGTGGTGGCTTTTCTCATGTTCTCCTGCCTGTCCATGCTCTGCGTAGCCATCGCGGTGATCACCGAGGCCATGCGCGTGCAGACGCGGGTGACCTTGACTCAGAAAGCCAAGATGACCGTGACCTGGATTCTCGTTCTCGTGTCCTGCCTGTACACCCTGGTGGTCATACTGGTGGTGTTTTACGAGGCATTTCTGTACGACAAGAATAACCCGTGCATAAATTCTGCTGGTGTGCGGGTCAGCAGAAAGCCCTCGGGATGGCGAGGGATGTTCAGTGTATCACACTTtgttcccttgataattacatcCTGTGCCTTGTTGGTGCTGCTGGTTGCTCATCTGACCGCAAGGGCTAACGCGCGCTCCGCAAGCCATCCTCGTGAAGAGGTGAATGTCGATGGCACACCACCACGCCAAAGGATCGTGAATGGCTTCGTTCCAACACCAATCATGGCCGTGAAAACAGATGCGGATACCTTGCCCGAAACTTTACACAGTTCTGAACATTCTAACGAGGCTAGCATAAACCGAGGCCTTTTGAAGCAAGGTACACTTGACGACGACCAGCCAACCACAGTTAAAATCAGACAAATGCCTGCTGAGCTGTCAAAAGATCGTTCCAGTCGGCAATCTGCAAAGGGTCAAATCGTCAGTATCACCGAGGAAGATGATGATACAGCAGACCGACGTTTCCGCAGATCATTGCCTGTAGTCTTCGCTGCTTCTGTGTCCATCGTTTGCAACATCTTCGTTTACATTGGGTTTGAGGCGCTGTTTGCTGGTTGGTATAGCCACTTGGAAGGAATTGTAAAGCTGGCGGCTTCTGTCTACTGTGTACAGATGCTGGGGATGATAATCGTGCCCATCTGCTGGATGTTGGATCACGACATTCAACCGTTCGTCTGCAAATGCCGCAAGAATTTACTGGGAAAGCTTAAGCAGAATTCTGGACCTTAA